One genomic window of Microbacterium testaceum StLB037 includes the following:
- a CDS encoding flavin monoamine oxidase family protein yields the protein MTVTPEAVDRATAPDVDVVVVGAGLSGLTAARRLHQLGLRVAVFEASSRVGGRVSSATVAGVHVDLGGTFVGPGQDRIIALADEVGVRRFPTHSAGQNVIRWRGQHRRYRGTVPPMGANLLDVGRIQLALDRLARTVPRGNPAAAPRAAELDADSLGSWLRRSHASTTARDLIAIASRTTWGCEPDEVSLLHALHYIHQAGGLSSMLDTEGGAQEEHFVEGSHEIALRIAADLGDAVRRNAPVQRIETTDDGVLVSAGDERVSAHAVVVAVPPALRSRIAFSPALPPVNAQMSQRWPAGVLSKAYAVYETPFWRERDLSGQGLSDTGPAFITFDASPPGTGGPGVLLGFVGGVYAREWDGLPAEERRVRVLSSFADLFGPRALDATGFIDQRWGAEPWVGGGPTAAPGPGVVVPYAGALAAPVGRVVWAGTESSDRWTGFMDGAVRAGERAALQARGFVTSTSPDHARTGASA from the coding sequence ATGACCGTCACCCCCGAAGCCGTCGATCGCGCCACGGCCCCCGACGTCGACGTGGTGGTCGTCGGGGCCGGGTTGTCCGGCCTCACCGCCGCTCGCCGACTCCACCAGCTCGGCCTGCGCGTCGCCGTCTTCGAGGCGTCGTCCCGGGTCGGTGGCCGCGTGAGCTCCGCCACCGTCGCGGGGGTGCACGTCGATCTCGGCGGCACCTTCGTCGGCCCCGGACAGGATCGCATCATCGCACTCGCCGACGAGGTCGGTGTGCGCCGCTTCCCCACGCACTCGGCAGGGCAGAACGTCATCCGGTGGCGCGGCCAGCACCGCCGCTACCGCGGCACCGTGCCCCCGATGGGGGCGAACCTCCTCGACGTCGGTCGCATCCAGCTCGCCCTGGACCGACTCGCGCGAACCGTCCCGCGCGGGAACCCGGCCGCGGCACCCCGGGCGGCCGAGCTCGACGCCGACAGTCTCGGATCGTGGCTCCGTCGCTCGCACGCCTCGACCACGGCCCGCGACCTCATCGCCATCGCGAGTCGCACCACCTGGGGCTGCGAGCCCGACGAGGTGTCGCTGCTGCACGCCCTGCACTACATCCATCAGGCGGGCGGGCTCTCGTCGATGCTCGACACCGAGGGCGGGGCGCAGGAGGAGCACTTCGTCGAAGGCTCGCACGAGATCGCCCTGCGGATCGCCGCCGACCTGGGCGACGCGGTGCGCCGGAACGCCCCCGTCCAGCGGATCGAGACGACGGATGACGGAGTGCTCGTCTCCGCGGGCGACGAGCGCGTCTCGGCGCATGCCGTCGTCGTGGCGGTGCCTCCGGCGCTGCGCTCGCGCATCGCGTTCTCGCCCGCACTGCCCCCGGTCAACGCGCAGATGTCGCAGCGGTGGCCGGCCGGTGTGCTCTCGAAGGCCTACGCCGTCTACGAGACGCCGTTCTGGCGCGAGCGCGACCTGTCCGGTCAGGGCCTCTCCGACACCGGCCCGGCGTTCATCACCTTCGACGCCAGCCCGCCCGGGACGGGCGGTCCCGGCGTGCTCCTGGGGTTCGTGGGCGGTGTGTACGCCCGCGAGTGGGACGGTCTCCCGGCCGAGGAGCGGCGCGTGCGCGTACTGTCGTCGTTCGCCGACCTCTTCGGCCCCCGAGCACTGGATGCCACGGGCTTCATCGACCAGCGATGGGGCGCCGAGCCCTGGGTCGGGGGCGGCCCGACCGCGGCTCCGGGGCCGGGCGTGGTCGTCCCCTACGCGGGGGCGCTCGCCGCCCCGGTCGGTCGGGTGGTCTGGGCCGGCACGGAGTCGTCCGACCGCTGGACCGGATTCATGGACGGAGCCGTCCGGGCCGGGGAGCGGGCCGCTCTCCAGGCCCGCGGCTTCGTCACCTCCACCTCGCCGGATCACGCACGAACGGGAGCGTCCGCATGA
- a CDS encoding TetR/AcrR family transcriptional regulator, which produces MSETTSRSMRARGRARRELLLDATLAIIAERGIAGVTHRSVAAAADVPHSSTTYFFDSLDDMIGEAVAHAMDAEFERLQQFRAVLESGAGSPGAAIDEFVEIVRQQSDEHTVAQFEIYLFASRHPALRAHVERILDETRELAGSVLRVNGVTDPHAAAAVVALIDGFALHRIARSEVVQYQSLARALRATLVGFVTLAATTSLGESASPLE; this is translated from the coding sequence GTGAGCGAGACGACGAGCCGGTCGATGCGGGCGCGAGGGCGCGCGCGACGGGAGCTGCTGCTGGACGCGACGCTGGCGATCATCGCCGAGCGCGGCATCGCCGGTGTCACGCACCGCTCGGTGGCCGCCGCCGCCGACGTGCCGCACTCCTCCACCACGTACTTCTTCGATTCGCTCGACGACATGATCGGCGAGGCCGTCGCCCACGCGATGGATGCCGAGTTCGAGCGGCTGCAGCAGTTCCGCGCCGTCCTCGAGAGCGGCGCGGGGTCGCCGGGCGCCGCGATCGACGAGTTCGTCGAGATCGTGCGGCAGCAGTCCGACGAGCACACCGTGGCGCAGTTCGAGATCTACCTCTTCGCCTCGCGGCATCCGGCTCTGCGCGCGCACGTCGAACGCATCCTCGACGAGACGAGGGAATTGGCCGGGAGCGTGCTGCGCGTCAACGGCGTGACCGATCCGCACGCCGCCGCGGCGGTCGTCGCCCTCATCGATGGATTCGCTCTTCATCGCATCGCCCGTTCCGAAGTCGTCCAGTACCAGTCCCTGGCGCGCGCCCTGCGCGCCACTCTCGTCGGATTCGTGACCCTCGCCGCCACCACCTCGCTGGGGGAGTCCGCGTCACCGCTCGAGTAA
- a CDS encoding alpha/beta hydrolase: MARHRLQDHALRWGARALGSVPHGVLRRLNGRPIEVDGNRLHPAVQTSLRVMNASPGAHFERMPLPQAREHIEVEAWTFASSTRLAQRRDITIPTRDGQVPARVYRARTDRPATGTVVYFHGGGWVLGSLDSADATCRTLAATTGMTVVSIGYRLAPEDPFPAAVHDGVDAFRWTRDNAHRFGGTADTVGVGGESAGGNLAAVISIVTRDDAEGAPAFQILFCPVTDLSRKHRSYELFADGFFLTEAQMDWYAAHYLRGGGRADDPLVSPLLSDDLGGLAPAFVAVSGFDVLRDEGIAYARRLEEAGVDTTLVTHTGQIHGFFNACGALKDARDAVTDAGTWALGRLSARADGARR, translated from the coding sequence ATGGCGCGTCACCGCCTGCAAGACCATGCGCTGCGCTGGGGAGCCCGCGCGCTGGGGAGTGTGCCGCACGGCGTCCTCCGCCGCCTGAACGGACGGCCGATCGAGGTGGACGGGAATCGCCTCCACCCCGCCGTGCAGACCTCCCTCCGGGTCATGAACGCCTCGCCGGGCGCCCACTTCGAACGGATGCCACTGCCCCAGGCGCGGGAGCACATCGAGGTCGAAGCCTGGACCTTCGCGAGTTCGACACGGCTGGCCCAACGCCGGGACATCACGATCCCCACGCGCGACGGGCAGGTTCCGGCCCGCGTCTACCGCGCGCGAACGGACCGCCCGGCGACCGGGACGGTCGTCTACTTCCACGGCGGCGGGTGGGTGCTGGGTTCCCTCGACAGCGCGGATGCCACCTGCCGAACGCTCGCTGCGACAACCGGTATGACCGTCGTCTCGATCGGCTACCGCCTCGCTCCCGAGGACCCGTTCCCCGCGGCCGTCCATGACGGCGTCGACGCCTTCCGCTGGACGCGCGACAACGCGCACCGCTTCGGCGGCACGGCGGACACCGTGGGTGTCGGGGGCGAGAGCGCCGGAGGAAATCTGGCGGCGGTCATCTCGATCGTCACGCGCGACGACGCCGAGGGCGCGCCCGCCTTCCAGATCCTCTTCTGCCCCGTCACCGATCTCTCGCGCAAACACCGCTCGTACGAGCTGTTCGCCGACGGCTTCTTCCTCACCGAGGCGCAGATGGACTGGTACGCCGCCCACTACCTCCGAGGCGGCGGACGAGCCGACGACCCGCTCGTCTCGCCCCTGCTCTCCGACGACCTCGGCGGACTCGCCCCGGCGTTCGTCGCCGTGTCGGGCTTCGACGTGCTGCGCGACGAGGGCATCGCGTACGCGCGACGCCTCGAGGAGGCGGGGGTGGACACGACGCTCGTGACCCACACGGGCCAGATCCACGGCTTCTTCAACGCGTGCGGAGCTCTGAAAGACGCTCGGGATGCCGTGACCGACGCCGGCACGTGGGCGCTGGGCCGCCTGTCCGCCCGCGCCGACGGGGCGCGTCGATGA
- a CDS encoding MFS transporter, producing the protein MTSDGRTVPVAVYAEPTRPVRAGWIAAFAGAWLGLWMAQLVPVQVLLPLQIAAQHSSDEWLTSLVSYGLVSAVAGAFVVVAYPIVGALSDRTRSRFGRRRPWILGGSLTAGVGLALLGIQTGTVGTIGMWTVVMLGFCMASAALTAVMADQVPENQRGLVSGWISAPNALGILLGIVLVTAVFTTIPSGYLALAVSVVVLAVPFVLRLRDAPLSPVDAARLGPLTVRSVLASIWVDPRRHPDFAWTVASRVLINLGNAIATTMLLYFFTFALGVADPTGFLVFTTVIYMVVTIVASIALGKLSDVLGRRRVFVLASGVAQALAALLLAVAPAESTSIVGAVLLGLGQGCFFAVDQALATQVLPSAETRGKDVGIMNIAMAGPQAFGPLLGAGAVVLFGGFPGLFIASGVTGLLGAAVVMRVRSVR; encoded by the coding sequence ATGACGTCCGACGGCCGGACGGTCCCGGTCGCGGTGTACGCCGAACCCACCCGACCGGTCCGCGCCGGGTGGATCGCCGCCTTCGCCGGCGCGTGGCTCGGTCTGTGGATGGCGCAGCTCGTGCCGGTCCAGGTGCTCCTCCCCCTGCAGATCGCCGCCCAGCACTCTTCGGACGAGTGGCTCACCTCGCTCGTCTCCTACGGCCTGGTCAGCGCGGTCGCCGGGGCGTTCGTCGTGGTCGCCTACCCGATCGTGGGGGCGCTCAGCGACCGCACGCGATCACGCTTCGGGCGGCGGCGACCGTGGATCCTCGGCGGATCGCTGACGGCCGGCGTCGGCCTCGCGCTCCTCGGCATCCAGACCGGGACCGTCGGCACGATCGGGATGTGGACCGTCGTCATGCTGGGGTTCTGCATGGCCTCGGCCGCCCTGACCGCCGTGATGGCCGACCAGGTCCCGGAGAACCAGCGCGGGCTCGTGTCGGGGTGGATCTCGGCGCCGAACGCGCTGGGGATCCTGCTCGGGATCGTGCTGGTGACGGCGGTGTTCACCACGATCCCCTCCGGCTACCTCGCGCTCGCCGTGAGCGTGGTCGTGCTCGCCGTGCCGTTCGTGCTGCGCCTGCGCGATGCTCCGCTGAGCCCCGTGGATGCCGCCCGCCTGGGGCCGCTCACGGTGCGGTCGGTGCTGGCATCCATCTGGGTGGACCCCCGTCGCCATCCCGACTTCGCCTGGACCGTGGCGAGCCGTGTGCTCATCAACCTCGGCAATGCCATCGCGACGACGATGCTGCTGTACTTCTTCACCTTCGCGCTCGGTGTCGCCGACCCCACCGGGTTCCTCGTGTTCACGACGGTGATCTACATGGTCGTCACGATCGTGGCATCCATCGCCCTCGGCAAGCTCAGCGACGTGCTGGGGCGACGGCGGGTGTTCGTCCTGGCATCCGGAGTCGCCCAGGCGCTGGCGGCGCTGCTGCTCGCCGTCGCTCCCGCCGAGAGCACCTCGATCGTGGGGGCCGTGCTGCTCGGGCTCGGGCAGGGGTGCTTCTTCGCCGTCGACCAGGCCCTGGCGACCCAGGTGCTCCCGTCCGCCGAGACGCGGGGCAAGGACGTCGGCATCATGAACATCGCGATGGCCGGCCCTCAGGCCTTCGGACCGCTCCTCGGTGCCGGAGCGGTCGTGCTCTTCGGAGGCTTTCCGGGCCTGTTCATCGCGAGCGGTGTGACCGGGCTGCTCGGCGCGGCGGTCGTCATGCGGGTGCGCTCGGTGCGCTGA
- a CDS encoding aldehyde dehydrogenase family protein gives MTFDSLSPLDGHVVGTFPVCDDDAVRAAVVRARTGARAWRAQGFRGRRRILDAWRRDIALHLDELIAVVRAETGKPSGDARLEILLALDHLAWAAAHAERTLRRRRVRAGLLMINQSASLGYLPYGVVGVIGPWNYPVFTPMGSLAYALAAGNAVVFKPSEYTPAVGDWLRRAFVRAGGAPEVFELVTGLGDTGAALSRAGVDKIAFTGSTATGKRVMAACAETLTPVVIEAGGKDALLIDADADIEAAAEAAVWGAYSNAGQTCIGIERVYAHTLVYDRVVAAISERVRELRAGTDDAARLGPLTMPRQADVVREHVADALAAGGVLREGAVVESGQTLAPVLLLDVPESSAAVREETFGPTLVVNRVASMDEAVAKANAVRYGLSGAVFSRRRGRALAERLRGGMIAINSVISFAAVPSLPFGGVGDSGFGRIHGADGLREFAYAKAITRQRFRLLTLTTMRRTPRVDALVQRIIRLLYG, from the coding sequence ATGACCTTCGATTCCCTGAGCCCGCTCGACGGTCACGTCGTCGGGACGTTCCCCGTCTGCGACGACGACGCCGTGCGCGCGGCGGTGGTCCGCGCCCGGACGGGGGCGCGGGCCTGGCGGGCGCAGGGGTTCCGCGGTCGTCGTCGCATCCTCGACGCCTGGCGTCGTGACATCGCCCTGCACCTCGACGAACTGATCGCCGTCGTCCGGGCTGAGACCGGCAAGCCGTCCGGCGATGCGCGGCTCGAGATCCTCCTCGCGCTCGACCACCTCGCGTGGGCGGCCGCGCACGCCGAACGCACGTTGCGGCGCCGTCGGGTGCGCGCGGGACTGCTGATGATCAACCAGTCCGCGAGCCTCGGCTACCTCCCCTACGGGGTGGTCGGGGTCATCGGCCCCTGGAACTACCCCGTGTTCACCCCGATGGGCTCCCTCGCGTACGCGCTCGCCGCGGGCAACGCGGTCGTCTTCAAGCCGAGCGAGTACACGCCCGCCGTCGGCGACTGGCTGCGCCGCGCGTTCGTGCGCGCAGGCGGAGCCCCCGAGGTCTTCGAGCTCGTGACCGGCCTCGGCGACACGGGTGCCGCGCTGTCTCGGGCCGGGGTCGACAAGATCGCCTTCACGGGATCGACCGCGACGGGCAAACGGGTCATGGCCGCGTGCGCCGAGACGCTCACCCCCGTCGTGATCGAGGCGGGAGGGAAGGACGCGCTCCTCATCGACGCGGATGCCGACATCGAGGCCGCCGCGGAGGCGGCGGTGTGGGGCGCGTACTCGAACGCCGGTCAGACCTGCATCGGCATCGAACGGGTCTACGCGCACACCCTCGTGTACGACCGCGTCGTCGCCGCCATCTCCGAGCGCGTGCGCGAGCTGCGTGCGGGAACCGACGACGCGGCGCGGCTGGGTCCGCTCACCATGCCCCGCCAGGCCGACGTCGTGCGCGAGCACGTCGCCGATGCCCTCGCCGCCGGAGGCGTCCTCCGCGAGGGAGCGGTCGTCGAGAGCGGGCAGACGCTCGCGCCGGTCCTTCTGCTCGATGTGCCCGAGTCGTCGGCGGCGGTGCGCGAGGAGACCTTCGGTCCGACCCTCGTCGTCAACCGCGTGGCATCCATGGACGAAGCCGTCGCGAAGGCGAACGCCGTCCGGTACGGCCTGTCCGGTGCCGTGTTCTCGCGTCGGCGGGGACGCGCTCTCGCCGAGCGCCTGCGCGGGGGCATGATCGCGATCAATTCGGTCATCTCGTTCGCCGCCGTGCCGTCGCTGCCGTTCGGGGGTGTGGGCGATTCCGGGTTCGGGCGCATCCACGGGGCGGACGGCCTGCGCGAGTTCGCGTACGCCAAGGCCATCACCCGACAGCGCTTCCGTCTGCTCACCCTCACGACGATGCGGCGCACGCCCCGCGTCGACGCGCTCGTGCAGCGGATCATCCGCCTGCTCTACGGGTGA
- a CDS encoding class II aldolase/adducin family protein: protein MTGAGTTRPDAARASDAAGLDAAGLDAGGSDARERVAAVCRALAADGLVKGTAGNVSVRVDGGIAITATGVVFAEAVADDVVVVGDDRRLVRGSLAPSSELDLHLAAYADDAVGAVVHTHAPAAVAVSLISDRLPCVHYQQLTLGGEIEVVPFSVFGSRELAEATGDALSSANAVILAHHGAVTTGRDLADAVAHTALLEWACDIYLRARAAGEPAELSPAQQADVVAAAVATGYGQKHEA from the coding sequence GTGACGGGCGCGGGGACGACCCGGCCCGATGCCGCCCGGGCGTCCGACGCCGCGGGGCTCGACGCCGCGGGGCTCGATGCCGGCGGGTCCGACGCCCGCGAACGCGTGGCGGCCGTGTGTCGCGCGCTCGCGGCCGACGGGCTGGTGAAAGGGACCGCGGGCAACGTGAGCGTCCGCGTCGACGGGGGCATTGCGATCACCGCGACCGGAGTGGTCTTCGCCGAGGCGGTCGCGGACGACGTGGTGGTCGTCGGCGATGATCGACGCCTCGTGCGGGGGAGCCTCGCCCCCAGCTCCGAGCTGGACCTGCACCTCGCCGCGTACGCGGACGACGCGGTGGGTGCCGTCGTGCACACCCACGCTCCGGCAGCCGTCGCCGTGTCGCTGATCTCCGACCGCCTTCCCTGCGTGCATTACCAACAGCTCACCCTCGGCGGCGAGATCGAGGTCGTCCCGTTCTCGGTGTTCGGCTCTCGCGAGCTCGCCGAGGCCACGGGCGATGCCCTGTCCAGCGCGAACGCGGTGATCCTCGCGCACCACGGGGCCGTGACGACCGGCCGCGATCTCGCCGACGCCGTCGCGCACACCGCGCTGCTGGAGTGGGCGTGCGACATCTACCTGCGCGCCCGCGCCGCGGGGGAGCCGGCCGAGCTCAGCCCCGCGCAGCAGGCCGACGTCGTCGCCGCGGCGGTGGCCACCGGATACGGGCAGAAGCACGAGGCGTGA
- a CDS encoding carbohydrate kinase family protein, whose amino-acid sequence MTAAPRIVTLGAHVLDTIVQPVDEIPDGQGSLLVDEIVMSAAGPAGGTALVLARLGAHVVTSGSVGDDVTGRVLVGLLADEGIDVENLRVGELPTSASVLPIRSDGSRPALHVVGANALAADVVPWDALAAADHVHVGAPELLGPENVIEILDYAREHGATTSLDFLIGGEQAFYALIEPLLAHTDYVLPNAEQALGWTEAADLHAAAHAMASAGARVVAITDGGRDIVLVEDGDLREIPILPAEPVDTSGGGDAFSAGFVFAKLLGRSSAEAARFGSATAAQVVAGVGTSYGTYDAASIDALLATVPR is encoded by the coding sequence ATGACCGCCGCCCCTCGCATCGTCACGCTCGGTGCCCACGTCCTCGACACGATCGTGCAACCCGTCGATGAGATCCCCGACGGGCAGGGGTCCCTGCTCGTCGATGAGATCGTCATGTCGGCGGCCGGGCCCGCGGGGGGAACGGCGCTCGTGCTCGCGAGACTCGGCGCCCACGTCGTCACCAGCGGCTCGGTGGGTGACGACGTCACGGGGCGTGTGCTGGTGGGTCTCCTGGCGGACGAGGGGATCGACGTCGAGAATCTCCGCGTCGGGGAGCTCCCCACATCGGCGTCGGTCCTACCGATCCGCTCCGACGGGTCGCGGCCCGCTCTGCACGTCGTGGGTGCCAACGCCCTCGCGGCCGACGTCGTCCCGTGGGACGCGCTCGCCGCGGCCGACCACGTCCACGTGGGTGCGCCCGAACTCCTCGGCCCCGAGAACGTCATCGAGATCCTCGACTACGCGAGAGAGCACGGGGCGACCACCTCGCTCGACTTCCTCATCGGCGGCGAGCAGGCGTTCTACGCCCTGATCGAGCCGTTGCTCGCGCACACCGACTACGTCCTGCCCAACGCCGAGCAGGCGCTCGGGTGGACCGAAGCCGCCGACCTGCACGCGGCGGCGCACGCGATGGCGTCCGCGGGAGCCCGCGTCGTCGCGATCACCGACGGGGGACGCGACATCGTGCTCGTCGAGGACGGGGATCTCCGCGAGATCCCCATCCTGCCGGCCGAGCCCGTCGACACCAGCGGCGGAGGGGATGCCTTCTCCGCCGGCTTCGTCTTCGCGAAGCTCCTCGGCCGCAGCTCCGCGGAGGCGGCGCGCTTCGGCTCGGCGACGGCCGCCCAGGTGGTCGCCGGCGTCGGCACCTCGTACGGCACGTATGACGCGGCATCCATCGACGCTCTCCTGGCGACGGTGCCGCGGTGA
- a CDS encoding fluoride efflux transporter FluC — translation MSVWRDVVLVAVGGAIGTAVRAGLTLGLGDDLGPALVPLVNVVGAFAIGIVFGFRARMPESSRAQRAQLFLGTGVLGGFTTYSSLALESADLTQLWWGVATVIVGTAAAWAGVALGRGSRRPR, via the coding sequence GTGAGCGTGTGGCGTGACGTGGTCCTCGTGGCCGTCGGCGGGGCGATCGGCACCGCCGTGCGCGCCGGGCTCACCCTCGGCCTGGGCGATGACCTCGGGCCCGCCCTCGTTCCGCTCGTCAACGTCGTCGGGGCGTTCGCGATCGGCATCGTGTTCGGGTTCCGGGCCCGGATGCCGGAGTCCTCGCGCGCGCAGCGGGCGCAACTGTTCCTCGGCACCGGCGTCCTCGGGGGCTTCACGACGTACAGCTCTCTCGCCCTCGAGTCCGCCGACCTGACGCAGCTGTGGTGGGGCGTCGCGACGGTGATCGTCGGGACTGCGGCGGCGTGGGCCGGTGTCGCGCTGGGGCGCGGGAGCCGTCGGCCGCGCTGA
- a CDS encoding transporter substrate-binding domain-containing protein, which translates to MSRSRPVIVVVAALCALLLAGCGIRIPSDPQGTLDRVEGGVLRAGISPNGDFVQVDGAQPSGSEIDALTAFAGSVDAEVEWTVGSEEALVRGLENGDLDVVAGGLTDDTPWTDKAGMTRPYGEVTLDDGSTARIVMLVPLGENAFVSRLETFLTAEATIEGVGR; encoded by the coding sequence ATGTCCAGATCGAGACCGGTGATCGTCGTCGTCGCCGCCCTGTGCGCCCTCCTCCTGGCCGGTTGCGGCATCCGGATCCCCAGCGACCCGCAGGGAACCCTGGACCGCGTCGAGGGCGGAGTGCTGCGCGCCGGGATCTCCCCCAACGGCGACTTCGTGCAGGTCGACGGCGCTCAGCCGAGCGGCAGCGAGATCGACGCTCTGACCGCTTTCGCGGGCTCCGTGGACGCCGAGGTCGAGTGGACCGTCGGTTCGGAGGAGGCGCTCGTCCGGGGGCTCGAGAACGGCGACCTCGACGTGGTCGCCGGCGGCCTCACCGACGACACCCCCTGGACGGACAAGGCAGGCATGACACGGCCATACGGCGAGGTGACCCTCGACGACGGGTCGACCGCGCGGATCGTGATGCTCGTCCCGCTCGGCGAGAACGCTTTCGTGTCGCGCCTCGAGACGTTCCTCACCGCCGAAGCCACGATTGAGGGGGTCGGACGATGA
- a CDS encoding cation diffusion facilitator family transporter, translating into MTARFGRTELPARQAEVLRRAVRLEGITLGFLAVTVTLVFLVLGNSQAMKAAWIEDLLSFIPPIAFLVAVRLARRRPTVRHPYGFHRSVAIGHLVAAVALTGMGAFLIVDSGIGLLTAEHPTIGTVNLFGVTIWLGWLMIAVMALTGIPPVVVGRMKLGLARELHDKVLYADADMNKADWMTSVGTIVGVLGIGVGLWWMDAAAALFIAGSIVHDGISNLRAAVVDLMDARATTFDDARPHPLVGRVDQYLAGLPWVREAGSRVRDEGHVFHIEAFVVPRHRKVALADIEDAREGCVILDWKIQDVVVVPVPELPDVVDAITPRGSNA; encoded by the coding sequence ATGACCGCGCGTTTCGGCCGCACCGAGCTCCCGGCGCGGCAGGCCGAGGTCCTCCGCCGCGCCGTCCGCCTGGAGGGCATCACGCTCGGGTTCCTCGCCGTCACGGTGACCCTCGTGTTCCTCGTGCTCGGCAACTCGCAGGCGATGAAAGCCGCGTGGATCGAGGACCTCCTGTCCTTCATCCCACCGATCGCCTTCCTGGTGGCCGTGCGACTGGCCCGACGCCGGCCCACCGTGCGGCATCCGTACGGCTTCCACCGCTCGGTCGCGATCGGTCACCTGGTGGCGGCGGTGGCACTCACGGGAATGGGAGCGTTCCTCATCGTCGACTCCGGGATCGGGCTGCTGACCGCCGAGCACCCGACCATCGGCACGGTGAACCTCTTCGGCGTGACGATCTGGCTCGGCTGGCTGATGATCGCGGTCATGGCCCTCACGGGCATTCCGCCGGTCGTCGTCGGCCGGATGAAGCTCGGCCTGGCGCGCGAGCTGCACGACAAGGTGCTCTACGCCGATGCCGACATGAACAAGGCCGACTGGATGACGTCGGTCGGAACGATCGTGGGCGTCCTCGGAATCGGCGTCGGTCTGTGGTGGATGGATGCCGCCGCCGCCCTCTTCATCGCCGGGAGCATCGTGCACGACGGCATCAGCAACCTGCGCGCCGCCGTCGTCGACCTGATGGACGCGCGCGCGACGACCTTCGACGACGCCCGGCCCCACCCGCTCGTGGGGCGGGTGGATCAGTACCTCGCGGGCCTTCCCTGGGTGCGCGAGGCGGGAAGCCGGGTGCGCGACGAGGGACACGTCTTCCACATCGAGGCGTTCGTCGTCCCCCGCCATCGGAAGGTCGCGCTCGCCGACATCGAGGACGCCCGCGAGGGGTGCGTGATCCTCGACTGGAAGATCCAGGACGTCGTGGTGGTGCCCGTTCCGGAACTGCCCGACGTGGTCGACGCGATCACTCCCCGAGGATCAAACGCCTGA
- a CDS encoding DNA topoisomerase IB — protein MARLIRVRPYEDPGYRRVRSGSGYRFVDHTGAPVPEREAERARGLVIPPAWREVWIAREPNAHIQAVGTDEAGRRQYTYHADWSKRQDKGKFARALQLAEALPRARARVTQSLRRSEIDRERVLAVSFRLLDLVAPRVGNARYFVTNGSRGLTTLQRRDATIEGDLIRLSFPAKSGKRADLRVHDAELASLIEELALGRSRAALLSYKRGRRRVPLTPGDVNAYVRSLTGGPFSAKDFRTLRGTIMAAESLAKVGAVGGKNERKKAEVAAVRATAEALGNTPAVAKSSYIDPRVFSLYRKGRTMELGGSKDAAIRRLILGE, from the coding sequence ATGGCGCGTCTCATCCGCGTCCGTCCCTACGAGGACCCGGGCTATCGCCGCGTCCGCTCGGGATCGGGCTACCGGTTCGTGGACCACACGGGGGCGCCCGTTCCCGAGCGGGAGGCCGAGCGGGCGCGCGGTCTCGTCATCCCGCCCGCCTGGCGGGAGGTGTGGATCGCCCGCGAGCCGAACGCCCACATCCAGGCGGTGGGGACCGACGAGGCCGGCCGCCGGCAGTACACGTACCACGCCGACTGGTCGAAGCGGCAGGACAAGGGCAAGTTCGCTCGGGCGCTGCAACTCGCCGAGGCGCTGCCCCGCGCTCGAGCCCGCGTGACGCAGTCGTTGCGCCGCAGCGAGATCGACCGGGAGCGGGTGCTGGCGGTGTCGTTCCGCCTGCTCGACCTCGTCGCGCCGCGTGTGGGCAACGCGCGGTACTTCGTCACGAACGGCAGCCGGGGCCTCACGACCCTCCAGCGGAGGGATGCCACGATCGAGGGCGATCTCATCCGCCTCTCGTTTCCGGCCAAGAGCGGCAAGCGCGCCGATCTGCGCGTGCACGATGCCGAATTGGCATCCCTCATCGAAGAACTCGCGCTCGGACGCTCGCGGGCGGCGCTCCTCAGCTACAAGCGCGGGAGGCGGCGCGTGCCGCTGACGCCGGGCGACGTCAACGCCTACGTCCGCTCCCTGACCGGCGGCCCTTTCAGTGCGAAGGACTTCCGCACGCTCCGCGGCACGATCATGGCGGCGGAGTCTCTCGCGAAGGTGGGAGCCGTCGGGGGCAAGAACGAACGCAAGAAGGCCGAGGTGGCGGCGGTGCGCGCGACCGCGGAAGCGCTCGGCAACACCCCCGCCGTGGCGAAGTCGAGCTACATCGATCCCCGCGTCTTCTCGCTGTACCGAAAGGGTCGCACGATGGAGCTGGGCGGCTCGAAGGATGCCGCAATCAGGCGTTTGATCCTCGGGGAGTGA
- a CDS encoding DUF7218 family protein gives MPQGRGSNSLKDPELYEELRKQGDSKEKAARISNAAAAQGRGAVGEKGGHAENYEDRTVDELKKRAKELGITGYSGKKKAELIDMLRHH, from the coding sequence ATGCCCCAGGGGCGAGGATCCAACAGTCTGAAAGACCCCGAGCTCTACGAGGAACTGCGCAAGCAGGGCGACTCGAAGGAGAAGGCCGCGCGGATCTCGAACGCCGCTGCCGCGCAGGGACGCGGCGCCGTCGGGGAGAAGGGCGGCCACGCCGAGAACTACGAGGACCGCACCGTCGACGAGCTCAAGAAGCGCGCGAAGGAGCTCGGGATCACCGGGTACTCCGGCAAGAAGAAGGCGGAGCTGATCGACATGCTCCGCCATCACTGA